In Microtus ochrogaster isolate Prairie Vole_2 chromosome 4, MicOch1.0, whole genome shotgun sequence, one genomic interval encodes:
- the Ces3 gene encoding carboxylesterase 3 produces MGTVVQARSSVLVWMACLLLACPGSKVTQPEVDTPLGRVRGRQVGVKGTERLVNVFLGIPFAQAPLGSLRFSAPLPPQPWEGVRDASTNPPMCMQDVERTRNSRFTLNQNFQIFSISEDCLILNVYSPAETTAGARLPVMVWIHGGSLVVGSATSHDGSALAAYGNVVIVTVQYRLGIFGFLSTGDKHMPGNRGLLDVVAALRWVQGNIASFGGDPNCVTIFGNSAGGMIVSSLVLSPMSAGLFHRAISQSGIITNKILKEINPWPEAQTLANSLGCSSVSSAELVQCLLQKEGKDLNNQKNVKVSYISNDSFFPQSPEKLLTEKKFPTVPYLLGVNNHEIGWLMLKVWNVLEKLEHLSREELLEISRPFLTSVEVPPEIMPIVIDEYLDHGSDAPAMRYAFQELVGDIAFIIPTLIFSKHLQDAGSPVFLYEFQHTPSSFAKFKPSWVKADHGSESPFVLGGPFLTDESNFLAFPEATEEEKQLSLTMMAQWTQFAHTGNPNGKGLPSWPQLNQLEQYLEIGLQPRIGAKLKKNRLQFWTETLPRKIQEWHQQQKSRKVPEEL; encoded by the exons ATGGGGACAGTGGTACAAGCCCGGTCCAGTGTCCTAGTCTGGATGGCCTGTCTACTTCTGGCATGTCCTG GATCCAAAGTCACTCAGCCTGAAGTGGATACCCCTCTGGGTCGCGTGAGAGGCCGACAGGTGGGTGTGAAGGGCACAGAGCGGCTGGTGAACGTCTTCCTGGGCATTCCCTTTGCTCAGGCACCACTAGGCTCCCTGCGGTTCTCAGCCCCACTCCCGCCACAGCCCTGGGAAGGCGTGAGAGATGCCAGCACCAATCCCCCAAT GTGCATGCAGGACGTAGAGAGAACAAGGAACAGCAGATTCACCCTCAACCAAAACTTTCAGATCTTCTCTATTTCCGAGGATTGCCTGATCCTCAATGTCTACAGCCCCGCTGAGACCACTGCAGGGGCCAGACTGCCG GTCATGGTATGGATCCATGGGGGCTCTCTGGTCGTTGGCTCCGCCACCTCCCATGATGGATCAGCCCTGGCTGCCTATGGGAATGTGGTAATAGTCACTGTCCAGTACCGTCTCGGCATCTTTGGCTTCCTCAG CACCGGAGACAAGCACATGCCTGGCAACCGAGGCCTCCTCGATGTGGTGGCCGCTCTACGCTGGGTGCAGGGAAACATAGCCTCCTTTGGGGGTGATCCCAACTGCGTCACTATCTTCGGTAATTCTGCTGGTGGCATGATCGTCTCATCCCTG GTCCTGTCTCCAATGTCTGCAGGGTTATTTCACAGAGCCATATCCCAGAGTGGGATTATTACCAACAAGATATTGAAGGAGATAAACCCATGGCCTGAAGCTCAG ACCTTAGCCAACTCCTTGGGCTGCAGCTCCGTATCCTCAGCAGAGCTGGTGCAGTGTCTgctacagaaggaaggaaaggacctTAACAATCAG AAAAACGTGAAAGTTTCCTACATAAGCAATGACTCCTTCTTCCCACAAAGCCCAGAGAAGCTCCTAACAGAGAAGAAATTCCCCACTGTTCCCTACCTCCTGGGAGTCAACAATCATGAGATTGGCTGGCTCATGCTCAAG GTCTGGAATGTCCTGGAGAAGTTGGAACACTTGAGCCGGGAGGAGCTGCTGGAGATTTCAAGGCCCTTTCTGACCAGTGTG GAGGTGCCCCCTGAGATTATGCCCATCGTCATAGATGAGTACCTAGACCATGGCTCAGATGCACCAGCCATGAGGTATGCCTTCCAGGAACTGGTGGGTGATATCGCATTCATCATTCCTACCTTGATCTTCTCAAAACACCTCCAAG ATGCTGGGTCCCCTGTCTTCTTGTACGAGTTCCAGCATACCCCCAGTTCCTTTGCGAAGTTCAAGCCGTCCTGGGTAAAGGCTGACCATGGGTCTGAGAGTCCCTTTGTCCTTGGAGGTCCTTTCCTCACAGATGAGAGCAACTTCCTGG CCTtcccagaggccacagaggaagagaaacagctgAGCCTCACCATGATGGCCCAATGGACCCAGTTTGCACACACAGG GAACCCCAATGGCAAGGGGTTGCCCTCTTGGCCCCAGTTAAACCAGTTAGAACAATACTTGGAGATTGGCCTACAGCCGCGGATTGGGGCGAAACTAAAGAAGAACCGGCTACAGTTCTGGACAGAGACACTGCCCAGAAAAATCCAAGAGTGGCACCAACAACAGAAGAGCAGGAAAGTGCCAGAGGAACTCTGA
- the LOC101992636 gene encoding pyrethroid hydrolase Ces2e, with the protein MGLEQIPAWLTTVACGLLLLLLVQGRDSASPIRTTHTGQIQGSLIHMKGLDVGVHSFLGIPFAKPPVGLLRFAPPEPPEPWSGVRDGTSHPAMCLQDISALNMQALKLLKLTLPPIPMSEDCLYLNIYAPDHAHEGSKLPVMVWIHGGALVIGMASLYDGSMLAATEDVVVVTIQYRLGVLGFFSTGDQHARGNWGYLDQVAALSWVQQNIAYFGGNPDLVTIFGESAGGTSVSSLVVSPMSRGLFHRAIMESGVALISSLISESSEAVYRVVVNLSGCEQVDSEALVNCLRDKTEDEIMAINKAFKIIPGIVDGVFLPRHPKELLASADFQSVPSIIGVNNDEYGWIIASSISATDSQKELDRQTVQAILRRRAAQMMWPPEFSDLLMEEYMGDNEDTQLLQVQFSEMMEDFIFVVPALQVAHFQRSHAPVYFYEFQHRPNFFKDSKPPHVKADHGDEILFIFRSFWGGTQVDLTEEEEQLSRMMMKYWANFARYGNPNSEGLPHWPMFDHDEQYLQLDIQPAVGRALKARRLQFWTQTLPQKMQELKEAGGRHMEL; encoded by the exons ATGGGACTGGAACAAATTCCTGCTTGGCTGACCACCGTGGCCTGTgggctcctgcttctcctccttgtTCAGG GCCGGGACTCAGCCAGTCCCATCAGGaccacacacacaggccagaTACAAGGCAGCCTCATCCACATGAAGGGCCTTGATGTGGGTGTCCACAGCTTCCTGGGAATTCCCTTTGCCAAGCCACCTGTGGGACTACTGCGCTTTGCTCCCCCTGAGCCACCTGAACCATGGAGTGGTGTGAGAGATGGGACCTCACATCCGGCCAT GTGTCTGCAGGACATCAGTGCACTAAATATGCAGGCTCTTAAGCTGTTGAAGCTGACCCTGCCTCCCATCCCCATGTCTGAGGACTGCCTCTACCTTAACATCTATGCACCAGACCATGCCCACGAGGGTTCCAAGTTGCCT GTGATGGTGTGGATCCATGGTGGTGCTCTGGTTATAGGCATGGCTTCCTTGTATGATGGGTCCATGCTGGCAGCCACTGAGGATGTGGTGGTGGTCACTATCCAGTACCGCCTGGGTGTTCTGGGCTTCTTCAG CACTGGAGACCAGCACGCCAGAGGCAACTGGGGCTACCTGGACCAAGTGGCCGCCCTGAGCTGGGTCCAGCAGAACATCGCCTACTTCGGAGGCAACCCTGACCTTGTCACCATCTTTGGAGAGTCAGCAGGTGGCACAAGTGTGTCTTCACTTGTTGTGTCCCCCATGTCCCGAGGACTCTTCCACAGAGCCATCATGGAGAGTGGGGTGGCCCTCATATCAAGCCTCATCTCAGAATCCTCTGAAGCAGTCTATAGG GTGGTTGTCAACCTGTCTGGATGTGAACAGGTGGACTCAGAGGCCCTGGTGAACTGTCTACGAGACAAGACTGAAGACGAGATTATGGCTATTAACAAG GCCTTCAAGATCATTCCTGGCATAGTTGATGGTGTCTTCCTGCCCAGGCATCCCAAGGAGTTGCTTGCCTCTGCTGACTTCCAATCTGTCCCCAGCATTATTGGTGTCAATAATGATGAGTATGGCTGGATCATCGCCTCG AGTATTAGCGCCACTGACTCCCAGAAGGAACTGGACAGACAGACCGTGCAAGCTATCCTGAGGAGAAGGGCAGCTCAGATG ATGTGGCCTCCTGAATTTAGTGACCTGCTTATGGAGGAGTACATGGGAGACAATGAGGACACTCAGCTTCTCCAAGTGCAGTTCTCGGAGATGATGGAAGACTTCATCTTTGTGGTGCCTGCGCTGCAAGTAGCGCATTTTCAGC GTTCCCATGCCCCTGTATACTTCTATGAGTTCCAGCATCGACCCAATTTTttcaaggactctaaaccaccccATGTGAAGGCCGACCATGGTGACGAGATTCTCTTTATCTTCAGATCATTTTGGGGAGGCACCCAAG TTGACCTcactgaggaggaggagcagctgaGCAGGATGATGATGAAGTACTGGGCCAACTTTGCACGATACGG GAACCCCAACAGTGAGGGTCTACCCCACTGGCCCATGTTTGACCATGATGAGCAGTACCTGCAGCTGGACATCCAGCCTGCTGTGGGCAGagccctgaaggccagaaggctGCAGTTCTGGAcccagactctgcctcaaaagatgCAGGAGCTAAAAGAAGCTGGGGGCAGACATATGGAGTTATAG